A part of Bacillus rossius redtenbacheri isolate Brsri chromosome 1, Brsri_v3, whole genome shotgun sequence genomic DNA contains:
- the LOC134528261 gene encoding protein suppressor of forked, producing the protein MFDKQSAIMTNEKIEIDWGNEKLFKAQKQIEDNQYDLEAWSLLAREAQGKWIDDVRPMYEKLVSTFPSTGRYWKIYIEQEMKTRHFEKVEKLFQRCLMKVLNIELWKLYLTYVKETKSILPSYKEKMAQAYDFALEKIGMDIQSYSIWNDYVNFLKGVEAIGSYAENQKISAVRKVYQRGVINPMVNIEQFWKDYMNFEQNINPIIAEKMAMERSRDYMNARRVAKEFEAVTRGLNRNAPSTPPTGHMEELKQVDLWKKYIAWEKSNPLRTEDTTLITRRVMFAYEQCLLCLGHHPDIWYEAAQFLEQSSKLLTEKGDVNAAKLFSDEAATIYERATASLLSKNMLLYFAYADFEEGRLKYEKVHQIYSRFLDIPDIDPTLAYVQYMKFARRAEGIKAARTVFKRAREDVRSKYHVFVAAALMEYYCSKDKNIAFRIFELGLKKFSDNPDYILCYIDYLSHLNEDNNTRVLFERVLSSGNLEPEKSVEIWNRFLEFESNIGDLASIVKVEKRRSTVLQQIKEFEGKETAQLVDRYKFLDLYPCSATELKSIGYNEVAKTSIKFHSLSTAVLDTGEDSVNVPKPDVTMMIPFKPKSHTVPGDHPVPGGVFPQPPAVAQLCTLLPPPDCFQGPFVSVDMLMDVFNKIQLPETPLLPTGENDNDIKLFDLAKSIHWIVDDSQDGSLSISSGLNHKRRRRALNDRGDDSEDDDMAGAPPINDIYRARQQKRVK; encoded by the coding sequence ATGTTTGACAAACAGTCTGCCATCATGACCAACGAAAAAATCGAAATAGATTGGGGGAACGAGAAGTTGTTCAAGGCCCAGAAGCAAATAGAAGACAACCAGTACGACCTTGAAGCATGGAGTCTCCTTGCACGAGAAGCGCAAGGGAAGTGGATTGACGATGTGCGGCCCATGTACGAGAAACTGGTCTCTACATTCCCAAGCACGGGACGTTATTGGAAGATATACATTGAACAGGAGATGAAAACTAGACATTttgaaaaagttgaaaaattatttcaaagatgTCTCATGAAAGTGTTGAATATTGAATtgtggaagctgtatttaacttACGTAAAAGAAACCAAGTCCATCTTGCCATCTTACAAAGAGAAAATGGCACAAGCATATGACTTTGCTTTGGAAAAAATCGGGATGGACATTCAGTCGTACTCCATTTGGAATGACTACGTGAACTTCCTAAAAGGCGTGGAAGCGATAGGCTCATATGCAGAAAATCAGAAGATCAGTGCTGTTAGGAAAGTGTATCAGCGAGGAGTGATCAATCCTATGGTGAATATTGAACAATTCTGGAAAGACTACATGAACTTTGAGCAAAACATCAATCCTATTATCGCGGAAAAGATGGCCATGGAACGAAGCAGGGATTACATGAATGCACGACGCGTTGCCAAGGAGTTTGAAGCTGTGACGAGAGGGTTGAACAGAAATGCCCCAAGCACCCCACCGACTGGTCACATGGAAGAGTTGAAGCAAGTTGACCTATGGAAAAAGTACATTGCCTGGGAAAAATCAAACCCATTGAGAACTGAAGACACGACCCTGATAACCCGGCGTGTTATGTTTGCCTATGAACAGTGCCTGCTGTGTTTGGGGCATCATCCGGACATATGGTATGAGGCAGCACAGTTTTTGGAGCAGAGCTCCAAACTGCTGACGGAGAAAGGAGATGTTAATGCGGCCAAGTTGTTCAGTGATGAGGCTGCCACTATTTACGAACGTGCCACTGCCTcccttctgagtaaaaatatgcTTTTGTACTTTGCTTATGCTGACTTCGAAGAAGGCCGTCTGAAGTACGAAAAGGTTCACCAGATCTACAGTCGTTTCCTGGACATTCCAGACATAGATCCCACTTTGGCCTACGTGCAGTACATGAAGTTTGCTCGCAGGGCTGAAGGTATTAAAGCAGCAAGGACGGTCTTCAAAAGAGCGAGGGAAGATGTGAGATCAAAGTACCATGTTTTTGTTGCAGCTGCATTGATGGAATACTATTGTAGCAAAGACAAAAACATTGCTTTCAGAATATTTGAGTTGGGCTTGAAAAAGTTTTCTGATAATCCAGACTACATTTTATGTTACATTGATTATTTGTCTCACCTGAATGAAGATAACAATACTCGTGTTTTATTTGAGAGAGTACTGTCATCTGGGAACCTAGAACCGGAAAAGTCAGTGGAAATTTGGAACAGATTCCTTGAATTTGAGTCGAACATCGGAGATCTTGCAAGTATCGTTAAAGTTGAGAAAAGAAGGAGCACTGTTCTGCAGCAGATAAAGGAATTCGAAGGCAAAGAAACTGCTCAGTTGGTGGACAGGTACAAATTCTTGGACCTGTATCCTTGCTCTGCCACAGAGTTGAAGTCTATCGGCTACAACGAGGTTGCGAAGACATCCATAAAATTCCACTCTCTGTCCACTGCAGTGCTGGACACAGGCGAAGACTCAGTGAATGTTCCCAAACCTGATGTGACCATGATGATACCTTTCAAGCCCAAGTCCCACACTGTTCCTGGAGATCATCCTGTCCCAGGAGGTGTGTTCCCTCAGCCTCCGGCGGTGGCACAGTTGTGTACGCTTCTCCCGCCTCCGGACTGTTTCCAAGGTCCCTTTGTGTCTGTCGACATGCTCATGGACGTGTTCAACAAGATACAGTTGCCCGAGACACCGCTGCTGCCTACCGGGGAGAACGATAATGACATTAAACTTTTTGATCTTGCAAAGTCAATACACTGGATTGTGGACGATAGTCAGGACGGTTCTTTGTCGATTTCGTCCGGGCTGAATCATAAACGGCGGCGGCGTGCTCTCAACGACAGGGGCGATGACAGTGAAGATGATGACATGGCTGGAGCACCACCGataaatgatatttacagagCTAGACAGCAGAAACGTGTTAAGTGA
- the LOC134528264 gene encoding glutaredoxin-related protein 5, mitochondrial gives MSFIVRNVVTSLVHKSFSTQLKNVSVLYSTNNKVDIDALVKNNKVVVFMKGVPEEPKCGFSNAVVQILRMHGVKYDAHDVLKNDDLRQGIKTYSNWPTIPQVFIGGEFVGGCDILLQMHQNGELVEELEKAGIQSALLEKAIQEEEGKKSGEAK, from the exons atgtCGTTTATTGTTAGGAATGTTGTGACGAGTTTAGTGCATAAAAGTTTTTCAACACAATTgaaaaatgtttcagttttatATAGCACAAACAACAAGGTTGATATTGATGCATTGGTTAAGAATAATAAAGTTGTCGTATTTATGAAAGGTGTTCCTGAGGAACCGAAATGTGGATTTAGTAATGCTGTAGTTCAGATATTGAGAATGCATGGCGTGAAGTATGATGCGCATGACGTTTTAAAAAATGACGATCTTAGGCAAG GCATCAAAACGTACTCGAACTGGCCGACCATCCCGCAGGTGTTCATCGGTGGGGAGTTTGTGGGCGGTTGCGACATCCTGCTCCAGATGCACCAGAACGGGGAGCTCGTCGAGGAACTGGAGAAAGCTGGCATCCAGTCGGCGCTGCTGGAGAAGGCGATACAAGAAGAAGAGGGCAAGAAGTCTGGAGAGGCCAAATAG